In Stigmatella aurantiaca, one genomic interval encodes:
- a CDS encoding HEAT repeat domain-containing protein, translating to MRFLFIALLLWSLPALAQVDSRVAFLSRQLEKGKDPRVRSQAALVLGATEEPEAVGPLCAGLKDASEVVRAAAAKGLATLKEDAGLECLKAHQEEDAATLGAIRDAIKTLEDFQSRAPRLYVALESVKDATGKLSPELMKATEERLKRRLILRGAKLAPKKEPKKAAQGVLQKHGISGYRLSAEIQATENGGLRIALICLSYPDLALLGQVDVQAAGAEPAELLKALVPKAVEEVASTFEWST from the coding sequence ATGCGGTTTCTTTTCATCGCGCTCTTGCTGTGGTCCCTGCCTGCGCTCGCGCAGGTGGATTCGCGCGTGGCGTTCCTGAGCCGGCAGTTGGAGAAGGGCAAGGACCCACGTGTTCGCTCCCAGGCGGCGCTGGTGCTCGGGGCCACGGAGGAGCCGGAGGCCGTGGGGCCCCTGTGCGCCGGGCTCAAGGACGCCAGTGAGGTGGTGCGGGCGGCCGCCGCCAAGGGGCTCGCCACCTTGAAAGAGGATGCCGGGCTGGAGTGCCTCAAGGCACACCAGGAAGAGGACGCGGCCACCCTGGGGGCCATCCGGGATGCCATCAAGACGCTGGAGGACTTCCAGTCCCGTGCGCCGCGCCTGTACGTGGCCCTGGAGAGCGTGAAGGACGCGACGGGCAAGCTGTCTCCGGAGCTGATGAAGGCCACGGAGGAGCGTCTGAAGCGCCGGCTCATCCTGCGGGGGGCGAAGCTCGCGCCCAAGAAGGAGCCGAAGAAGGCCGCCCAGGGGGTTCTCCAGAAGCACGGTATCTCCGGGTACCGGCTCAGCGCGGAGATCCAGGCCACCGAGAACGGGGGCCTGCGCATCGCCCTCATCTGTCTCAGCTATCCGGATCTGGCACTGCTCGGGCAGGTGGACGTGCAGGCAGCCGGCGCCGAACCCGCGGAACTCCTCAAGGCGCTGGTGCCCAAGGCCGTCGAGGAGGTCGCGTCAACCTTCGAGTGGAGCACTTGA
- a CDS encoding diguanylate cyclase translates to MTPDSFNRRTPEGGRRAGGEGTGRTVLIVDDDPAHVQHVREGLAPQGYRFREARDGAQALSAIREHRPDLILMDVEMPGLGGVEVCRIVKANAGEGGFGFIPVILMTARQAAGKVEGLELGADDYLVKPFDMLELSARVKSMLRLKALQDALIEKNRELDRANKELARKREELLTLSRTDPLTGLSNRRYFEERLGEEFARARRYRSALSLVMLDIDHFKRINDTYGHPFGDEVLRAVALASRARLREVDLLARYGGEELIALLPETPPADALRACERVREAIEMLTLEYRASDGTQQAVRCTASLGLASLPSAGLQTAEDLMRAADESLYRAKEGGRNRVRQHEE, encoded by the coding sequence ATGACGCCGGACAGTTTCAACAGGAGGACGCCCGAGGGGGGCCGCCGCGCCGGGGGCGAGGGCACGGGCCGTACCGTGCTCATCGTGGATGATGACCCCGCGCACGTGCAGCACGTGCGCGAGGGGCTGGCGCCCCAGGGCTACCGCTTCCGGGAGGCGCGCGACGGCGCCCAGGCGCTGTCGGCCATCCGCGAGCACCGGCCGGACCTCATCCTCATGGACGTGGAGATGCCGGGGCTGGGCGGGGTGGAGGTGTGCCGCATCGTCAAGGCCAACGCGGGCGAGGGCGGCTTCGGCTTCATCCCCGTCATCCTCATGACGGCGCGCCAGGCGGCCGGCAAGGTGGAGGGGCTGGAGCTGGGGGCGGATGACTACCTGGTCAAGCCCTTCGACATGCTGGAGCTGTCCGCGCGGGTGAAGTCCATGCTGCGCCTCAAGGCGCTCCAGGACGCGCTCATCGAGAAGAACCGCGAGCTGGACCGGGCCAACAAGGAGCTGGCGCGCAAGCGCGAGGAGCTGCTGACGCTCAGCCGCACCGACCCCCTCACCGGCCTGTCCAACCGCCGCTACTTCGAGGAGCGGCTGGGCGAGGAGTTCGCCCGGGCCCGGCGCTACCGCTCGGCCCTGTCGCTGGTGATGCTGGACATCGACCACTTCAAGCGCATCAACGACACGTACGGCCACCCCTTCGGCGACGAGGTGCTGCGCGCCGTGGCGCTGGCGTCCCGGGCCCGGTTGCGGGAGGTGGACCTGCTGGCCCGCTACGGGGGAGAGGAGCTCATCGCCCTGCTGCCGGAGACCCCGCCCGCCGATGCGCTGCGGGCGTGCGAGCGGGTGCGCGAGGCCATCGAGATGCTCACCCTGGAGTACCGCGCGAGCGACGGGACGCAGCAGGCGGTGCGCTGCACGGCCTCCCTGGGGCTCGCCTCCCTGCCCAGCGCAGGCCTGCAGACGGCCGAGGACCTGATGCGCGCGGCGGACGAGAGCCTCTACCGGGCCAAGGAAGGGGGCCGGAACCGTGTTCGCCAGCATGAGGAGTGA
- the alaS gene encoding alanine--tRNA ligase, giving the protein MPSALTASQIREAFLKFFEERGHRRVASSPLVPQNDPTLLFTNAGMVQFKDVFTGREKRDSSRATTSQKCVRAGGKHNDLDNVGYTARHHTFFEMLGNFSFGDYFKAEAIAFAWEFVTKTLGLPVERLAVTVFNGEQGVPWDEEAFELWAKQGVSRDRILKLGYKDNFWAMGDTGPCGPCSEIHFHQGDDIPCAEVAAGKPCQGVACDCDRWLEIWNLVFMQFERKEKDAPLIPLPKPSIDTGAGLERIASVVQGKRSNYDTDLFQGILSRVSELVGKPYTQEGGASMRVIADHSRSAAFLISDGVQPSNEGRGYVLRRIMRRAIRHGSLLGLSELFFFKVVDRVIELMSDAYPELREGRTFVLEVCRHEEETFRRTLDRGMKLIDEGIAKLNQSGEKKLSGAEVFYLHGTYGFPWDLTQIILRERGYDADLDGFWKEMEKEADKNKFGGSGDKAVNSIYQTLSERLGPSEFLGYEGEGHEGEGSVRAILKDGHEVGQATAGETVELVLDRTPFYGESGGQQGDSGQITGHGGKAVAQVQDVQRPVPGLIVHHVQVKEGTFQVGEMVQAGVDNQRRKSIRANHSATHLLHKALKMVLGDHVKQAGSVVAPDFLRFDFSHFSVPTAEQLEQVEDIVNTWVRENTEAQTRIMKLDEAKKSGAVAMFGEKYGETVRVVTVHPQSTELCGGTHVRRSGDIGLFKILSEGGIASGVRRITAVTGLGALQYLRETERELRRAADLLKTSPKELSKRVEATQKRVKELERKVEEVAVKAQTASNKDVLEQAREVNGMKVLAIRVDPADDKVYRGLADQLRDRIRSGVVAIGGEKDGKALILVAVTKDVVEKGFSAGNLVREMAKEVGGKGGGKADMAQAGGPDASKLPAALDKLYELTKGPGAA; this is encoded by the coding sequence ATGCCTTCCGCCCTTACCGCCTCCCAAATCCGCGAGGCGTTCCTCAAGTTCTTCGAGGAGCGCGGCCACCGCCGGGTGGCCTCCTCCCCGCTGGTCCCCCAGAACGACCCGACCCTGCTCTTCACCAACGCCGGCATGGTGCAGTTCAAGGACGTCTTCACCGGCCGCGAGAAGCGCGACTCCTCCCGGGCCACCACCTCCCAGAAGTGCGTGCGCGCGGGCGGCAAGCACAACGATCTCGACAACGTGGGCTACACCGCCCGCCACCATACGTTCTTCGAGATGCTCGGCAACTTCTCCTTCGGCGACTACTTCAAGGCCGAGGCCATCGCCTTCGCCTGGGAGTTCGTGACCAAGACGCTGGGGCTGCCCGTCGAGCGCCTGGCCGTCACCGTCTTCAACGGCGAGCAGGGCGTGCCCTGGGACGAGGAGGCCTTCGAGCTGTGGGCCAAGCAGGGGGTCTCGCGCGACCGCATCCTGAAGCTCGGCTACAAGGACAACTTCTGGGCCATGGGCGACACGGGGCCGTGTGGCCCGTGCTCGGAGATCCACTTCCACCAGGGCGATGACATTCCGTGCGCCGAGGTGGCCGCGGGCAAGCCGTGCCAGGGCGTGGCGTGTGACTGCGACCGGTGGCTGGAGATCTGGAACCTGGTGTTCATGCAGTTCGAGCGCAAGGAGAAGGACGCGCCGCTCATCCCCCTGCCCAAGCCGTCCATCGACACGGGCGCGGGGCTGGAGCGCATCGCCTCCGTCGTCCAGGGCAAGCGCTCCAACTACGACACGGACCTGTTCCAGGGCATCCTCTCGCGCGTGAGCGAGCTGGTGGGCAAGCCCTACACCCAGGAGGGCGGCGCCTCCATGCGCGTCATCGCGGACCACAGCCGCTCGGCCGCCTTCCTCATCTCCGACGGCGTGCAGCCCTCCAACGAGGGCCGCGGCTACGTGCTGCGCCGGATCATGCGCCGGGCCATCCGCCACGGCTCGCTGCTGGGCCTGAGCGAGCTGTTCTTCTTCAAGGTCGTGGACCGCGTCATCGAGCTGATGAGCGACGCCTACCCCGAGCTGCGCGAGGGCCGCACGTTCGTGCTGGAGGTCTGCCGCCACGAGGAGGAGACGTTCCGCCGCACGCTCGACCGCGGCATGAAGCTCATCGACGAGGGCATCGCCAAGCTCAACCAGTCCGGCGAGAAGAAGCTCTCGGGCGCCGAGGTCTTCTACCTGCACGGCACCTACGGCTTCCCGTGGGACTTGACGCAGATCATCCTGCGCGAGCGCGGCTATGACGCGGACCTGGACGGCTTCTGGAAGGAGATGGAGAAGGAGGCCGACAAGAACAAGTTCGGCGGCTCCGGCGACAAGGCGGTCAACTCCATCTACCAGACGCTCTCCGAGCGCCTGGGCCCCTCCGAGTTCCTCGGCTACGAGGGCGAGGGCCACGAGGGCGAGGGCTCCGTGCGCGCCATCCTCAAGGACGGGCACGAGGTGGGCCAGGCCACCGCGGGCGAGACGGTGGAGCTGGTGCTGGACCGCACCCCGTTCTACGGCGAGTCCGGCGGCCAGCAGGGCGACTCGGGGCAGATCACCGGCCATGGCGGCAAGGCCGTGGCGCAGGTGCAGGACGTGCAGCGCCCCGTGCCGGGCCTCATCGTCCACCACGTGCAGGTGAAGGAGGGCACCTTCCAGGTGGGCGAGATGGTGCAGGCCGGCGTGGACAACCAGCGGCGCAAGTCCATCCGCGCCAACCACTCGGCCACGCACCTCTTGCACAAGGCGCTCAAGATGGTGCTGGGCGACCACGTGAAGCAGGCCGGCTCCGTGGTGGCCCCGGACTTCCTGCGCTTCGACTTCTCGCACTTCTCGGTGCCCACCGCCGAGCAGCTCGAGCAGGTGGAGGACATCGTCAACACGTGGGTCCGGGAGAACACCGAGGCCCAGACGCGCATCATGAAGCTGGACGAGGCGAAGAAGTCCGGCGCGGTGGCCATGTTCGGTGAGAAGTACGGCGAGACGGTGCGCGTCGTCACCGTGCACCCGCAGTCCACCGAGCTGTGCGGCGGCACGCACGTGCGGCGCAGCGGCGACATCGGGCTGTTCAAGATTCTCAGCGAGGGCGGCATCGCCTCGGGCGTGCGGCGCATCACCGCCGTGACGGGCCTGGGCGCGCTCCAGTACCTGCGCGAGACCGAGCGCGAGCTGCGCCGCGCGGCCGACCTGCTCAAGACGAGCCCCAAGGAGCTGTCCAAGCGCGTGGAGGCCACCCAGAAGCGCGTGAAGGAGCTGGAGCGCAAGGTCGAGGAGGTGGCCGTCAAGGCCCAGACGGCGTCCAACAAGGACGTGCTGGAGCAGGCGCGCGAGGTGAACGGCATGAAGGTGCTGGCCATCCGCGTGGACCCGGCCGACGACAAGGTCTACCGCGGCCTGGCCGACCAGCTCCGGGACCGGATCCGCTCGGGCGTGGTGGCCATTGGCGGCGAGAAGGACGGCAAGGCGCTCATCCTCGTGGCCGTGACCAAGGACGTGGTGGAGAAGGGCTTCAGCGCCGGCAACCTCGTGCGCGAGATGGCCAAGGAAGTGGGCGGCAAGGGCGGCGGCAAGGCGGACATGGCGCAGGCCGGCGGTCCGGATGCGTCCAAGCTGCCCGCGGCGCTCGACAAGCTCTACGAGCTGACGAAGGGCCCGGGCGCGGCATGA
- a CDS encoding HAMP domain-containing protein: MSKYPQDPSKKRRWRNFLIEPRVQFKFAIYLVSVSMVLAALLGAFLFQSAQALVNEASASLNARSLAAQASRELSNATLSNELLQKMGDPVFVAQLQATSKAIDERYEAERAAVAAQGAALVRRQQLMWLVFVGCLIGFIVIISLTTIVLTHRVAGPLMRIRRMVAEVSAGQFRPPPYGLREKDELKDIFDATRNMIAGLRKQQEDDALVLQHALERAKQQGIQGDWVEDLKGLESRFRSRL; encoded by the coding sequence ATGTCCAAGTACCCCCAGGATCCCAGCAAGAAGCGCCGGTGGCGCAACTTCCTCATCGAGCCGCGCGTTCAGTTCAAGTTCGCCATCTACCTGGTCTCCGTGTCGATGGTGCTGGCCGCGCTCTTGGGCGCCTTCCTCTTCCAGAGCGCCCAGGCGCTGGTGAACGAGGCCAGCGCCTCGCTGAATGCCCGCTCGCTCGCCGCCCAGGCCAGCCGCGAGCTGTCCAACGCCACGCTCTCCAACGAACTGCTCCAGAAGATGGGGGACCCCGTCTTCGTGGCCCAGCTCCAGGCCACCTCCAAGGCCATTGACGAGCGCTACGAGGCGGAGCGTGCCGCGGTGGCCGCTCAGGGCGCGGCGCTGGTGCGCCGCCAGCAGCTCATGTGGCTCGTCTTCGTGGGGTGCCTCATCGGCTTCATCGTCATCATCTCCCTGACGACCATCGTGCTGACGCACCGGGTGGCCGGGCCCCTGATGCGCATCCGGCGCATGGTGGCCGAGGTGTCCGCGGGGCAGTTCCGCCCGCCGCCCTACGGCCTGCGCGAGAAGGACGAGCTGAAGGACATCTTCGATGCGACGCGGAACATGATCGCCGGGCTGCGCAAGCAGCAGGAGGACGATGCGCTGGTGCTTCAGCACGCGCTGGAGCGCGCGAAGCAGCAGGGCATCCAGGGCGACTGGGTGGAGGACCTCAAGGGCCTGGAGAGCCGGTTCCGCTCCCGGCTGTAG
- a CDS encoding helicase C-terminal domain-containing protein, whose product MSRAADLFTRHVFLDLETTGLDPRVDEVIELGALFFEHGQEVRRLTRLYAPSRPLPLTIRRLTGIDDAMLAGKPRFGSDLNDLREALTGWTVVAHNAPFEKGFLPRLLGPIRAPVIDSCELLHYLHPELSSHSLEAMMRWAGLKPRSTHRAETDCEATAAVLMHALGECIRTGRADDVSDLLAILDPQARGGLRLAQVEAGEAVAEAASEEQPLLALLRRLWDACRSTAVALSLERTGGFLPGQPERLRAGGAQAPAEPEEGTPVQPVRAEEVQALLGPGGALERTVEGFASRPAQLDMAQAVARTLSEGGRLAVEAGTGTGKSLAYLAPAALFAARNGRKVGVAPHTKTLQDQLIDKDLPRLHRATGGAFGYALLKGQTNYLCRRRALDATLAEPGMRHEARAPRAYLRAFLRRSPDGDLDKLSHWFRERFPVLGALVPSVRSEASTTLGEKCPHHRRCYYHSAVAQARAADVLVINQSLAFAWPQRYPKLDHLVLDEAHEVEDVATTALTRELSDTAFARLTERLHGRDGRHGFFAELRRALSSTRRAEAKVLMGEVESALHAVLAVARDLGERVTALCEPAASPSEDSDETAYAPELRVTAAVRAWPTWAPVHEGLQDMGEVLKELHKLLAVRTLELLPELAAKQPAVERELSGAVSELAELTVLAEELSGEPSRSRCYAATAEPRRGRWSLGAQPVDISAFVSTEFAAQKRALVLTSATLSTGPESPFVLKRLGLLARGEVPPPQLLRAPSPFQLRKQALVVLVTDAPRAHEEPFIEWAALRISGLAQVMGGRVLGLFASTRRMERIARDVQTRLDPWGIEVMRQTRGHGRSLAARQERDSGTVLLGTKSFWQGVDIPGRGVGCVFIDKLPLEPASRPLVAAREETLARGGSEYLGFLQYRMPRALLLLRQGVGRLIRAHADRGVVVIADPGHPSYRQHLLDALAGYRVEALPWALARRKLHTELQEMGLTVERPRS is encoded by the coding sequence ATGAGCCGCGCGGCGGACCTGTTCACACGGCACGTCTTCCTGGATCTCGAAACCACGGGGCTCGACCCGCGTGTGGATGAGGTCATCGAGCTGGGGGCGCTCTTCTTCGAGCACGGCCAGGAGGTGCGCCGCCTCACCCGGCTGTACGCGCCCTCCCGTCCTCTGCCCCTCACCATCCGCCGGCTCACGGGCATCGACGATGCGATGCTCGCCGGCAAGCCTCGCTTCGGCAGCGACCTGAACGATCTGCGCGAGGCGCTCACCGGCTGGACGGTGGTGGCGCACAACGCCCCCTTCGAGAAGGGCTTCCTGCCGAGGCTGCTGGGCCCCATCCGCGCCCCGGTGATCGACTCGTGCGAGCTGCTGCACTACCTGCACCCGGAGCTGTCCAGCCACTCGCTGGAGGCGATGATGCGCTGGGCGGGGCTCAAGCCGCGCAGCACCCACCGCGCGGAGACGGACTGCGAGGCCACCGCCGCGGTGCTGATGCACGCCCTGGGCGAGTGCATCCGGACCGGGCGGGCCGATGACGTCTCGGACCTGCTCGCCATCCTGGACCCACAGGCGCGGGGCGGATTGCGGCTCGCCCAGGTGGAGGCAGGCGAGGCCGTGGCGGAGGCCGCCTCGGAAGAGCAGCCCCTGCTCGCGCTCTTGCGCCGCCTGTGGGACGCCTGCCGGAGCACGGCCGTGGCGCTATCACTGGAGCGCACCGGCGGCTTCCTCCCAGGCCAGCCCGAGCGCCTGCGCGCCGGAGGGGCCCAGGCGCCCGCCGAGCCCGAGGAGGGCACCCCCGTGCAGCCGGTGCGGGCCGAGGAGGTGCAGGCCCTGCTGGGACCGGGCGGCGCGCTGGAGCGCACGGTGGAGGGCTTCGCCAGCCGGCCCGCGCAGCTCGACATGGCGCAGGCGGTGGCCCGCACGCTGTCGGAAGGGGGCCGGCTCGCGGTGGAGGCGGGCACCGGCACGGGCAAGTCCCTGGCCTACCTGGCCCCGGCGGCGCTGTTCGCCGCGCGCAATGGGCGCAAAGTCGGCGTGGCCCCACACACGAAGACGCTGCAGGACCAGCTCATCGACAAGGACTTGCCCCGGCTGCACCGCGCCACCGGCGGCGCCTTCGGCTACGCGCTGCTCAAGGGCCAGACGAACTACCTCTGCCGCCGGCGCGCGCTGGATGCCACGCTGGCCGAGCCGGGCATGCGGCACGAGGCCCGGGCCCCCCGCGCCTACCTGCGGGCCTTCCTGCGCCGCAGCCCGGATGGGGACCTGGACAAGCTGAGCCACTGGTTCCGCGAGCGCTTCCCGGTGCTGGGCGCGCTGGTGCCCTCGGTGCGCTCCGAGGCCTCCACCACGCTGGGCGAGAAGTGCCCGCACCACCGCCGCTGCTACTACCACTCGGCGGTGGCCCAGGCGCGCGCCGCGGACGTGCTCGTCATCAACCAGTCCCTCGCCTTCGCCTGGCCGCAGCGCTACCCGAAGCTGGACCACCTGGTGCTGGACGAGGCGCACGAGGTGGAGGACGTGGCCACCACCGCGCTCACGCGGGAGCTGTCGGACACCGCCTTCGCCCGGCTCACCGAGCGGCTCCATGGCCGGGACGGGCGGCATGGCTTCTTCGCGGAGCTGCGGCGGGCCCTCTCCAGCACGCGCCGGGCCGAGGCCAAGGTGCTGATGGGCGAGGTGGAGTCCGCGCTCCACGCCGTGCTCGCCGTGGCCAGGGACTTGGGCGAGCGGGTGACGGCCCTGTGCGAGCCCGCGGCCTCCCCCTCCGAGGACTCGGACGAGACGGCCTATGCGCCGGAGCTCCGGGTGACGGCGGCCGTGCGGGCCTGGCCCACCTGGGCCCCCGTGCACGAGGGCTTGCAGGACATGGGCGAGGTCCTGAAGGAGCTTCACAAGCTGCTCGCGGTGCGCACCCTGGAGCTGCTCCCGGAGCTGGCGGCGAAGCAACCCGCGGTGGAGCGGGAGCTGTCCGGGGCGGTCTCCGAGCTGGCCGAGCTGACGGTGCTGGCGGAGGAGCTCTCCGGGGAGCCCTCCCGGAGCCGGTGCTACGCGGCCACGGCGGAGCCACGGCGGGGCCGCTGGAGCCTGGGGGCCCAGCCGGTGGACATCTCCGCCTTCGTCTCGACGGAGTTCGCCGCGCAGAAGCGGGCCCTGGTGCTCACCTCCGCCACGCTGAGCACGGGGCCCGAGAGCCCCTTCGTCCTCAAGCGGCTGGGGCTGCTGGCGCGCGGCGAGGTGCCCCCGCCCCAGCTCCTGCGCGCCCCCTCCCCGTTCCAGCTCCGGAAGCAGGCGCTGGTGGTGCTGGTGACGGATGCGCCCCGCGCCCACGAGGAGCCGTTCATCGAGTGGGCCGCCCTGCGCATCTCCGGGCTCGCCCAGGTCATGGGCGGCCGGGTGCTGGGCCTGTTCGCCTCCACCCGGCGCATGGAGCGCATCGCCCGGGACGTGCAGACGCGGTTGGATCCCTGGGGCATCGAGGTGATGCGGCAGACGCGGGGGCACGGCCGCTCCCTGGCGGCCCGCCAGGAGCGGGACTCGGGCACGGTGCTCCTGGGGACCAAGAGCTTCTGGCAGGGGGTGGACATCCCCGGCCGGGGCGTGGGGTGCGTCTTCATCGACAAGCTGCCGCTGGAGCCCGCCTCCCGGCCCCTGGTGGCCGCCCGGGAGGAGACGCTGGCCCGCGGCGGCAGCGAGTACCTGGGCTTCCTCCAGTACCGGATGCCCCGGGCGCTGCTGCTGCTCCGGCAGGGCGTTGGGCGGCTCATCCGCGCCCACGCCGACCGGGGGGTGGTGGTGATCGCCGACCCGGGCCACCCGAGCTACCGCCAGCACCTGCTCGACGCGCTGGCCGGCTACCGGGTGGAGGCGCTGCCCTGGGCCCTGGCCCGGCGCAAGCTGCACACGGAGCTCCAGGAGATGGGGCTCACCGTGGAGCGCCCCCGCTCCTGA
- the trmB gene encoding tRNA (guanine(46)-N(7))-methyltransferase TrmB: protein MARPRLLPDPVGLKLMNLEAPPDWDAEFGFPGPLELEIGSGAGGHALEYCRRNPGVRYVAFEWRKKYARDTQARGEKMGLKNLRVLEADARAVVPRLFAAGSLAAIHLQFPDPWWKRAHFKRAIILPEFARVLLDKLAPGGRFDMRTDVEDRGQAMLSILEEVGFHNPLGPGVFHPYEPEEVPSTRERRYLQSGEPVYRGRLVKPG, encoded by the coding sequence ATGGCCCGTCCCCGCCTGCTGCCCGACCCGGTCGGGCTGAAGCTCATGAACCTGGAAGCGCCTCCGGACTGGGATGCCGAGTTCGGCTTCCCGGGGCCCCTGGAGCTGGAGATCGGCTCCGGCGCGGGCGGCCACGCCCTGGAGTACTGCCGCCGCAACCCCGGCGTGCGCTACGTGGCCTTCGAGTGGCGCAAGAAGTACGCCCGCGACACCCAGGCCCGCGGGGAGAAGATGGGGCTGAAGAACCTGCGCGTGCTCGAGGCCGATGCCCGCGCGGTGGTGCCCCGCCTGTTCGCCGCGGGCTCGCTGGCCGCCATCCACCTGCAGTTCCCGGATCCCTGGTGGAAGCGCGCCCACTTCAAGCGCGCCATCATCCTGCCCGAGTTCGCCCGGGTGCTCCTGGACAAGCTCGCCCCCGGGGGCCGGTTCGACATGCGCACGGACGTGGAGGACCGGGGGCAGGCCATGCTCTCCATCCTGGAGGAGGTGGGCTTCCACAACCCGCTGGGTCCAGGCGTCTTCCACCCGTACGAGCCCGAGGAAGTGCCCTCCACCCGGGAGCGCCGCTACCTCCAGAGCGGCGAGCCCGTCTACCGGGGCCGGCTGGTCAAGCCCGGCTGA
- a CDS encoding cupredoxin domain-containing protein, giving the protein MHFFSKLIKPLLALAAAGLMLQASQGCTEAKAPAAAPAAAAAPAPKPRAPGEGPRVIPLDVTEKGYEPSPITLNKDEPVKLVVTRKTDHTCATEIIMKDYGINTPLPLGEPVEIAFTPTQAGTLTYGCAMGQMISGTFLVE; this is encoded by the coding sequence ATGCACTTCTTCTCCAAGCTCATCAAGCCCCTGCTGGCGCTGGCCGCCGCAGGGCTGATGCTCCAGGCCTCCCAGGGGTGCACGGAGGCCAAGGCCCCGGCCGCGGCCCCCGCCGCCGCTGCCGCTCCGGCCCCGAAGCCCCGCGCGCCCGGGGAGGGCCCCCGCGTCATCCCCCTGGACGTCACGGAGAAGGGCTACGAGCCCAGCCCCATCACGCTCAACAAGGATGAGCCGGTGAAGCTCGTGGTGACCCGGAAGACGGACCACACCTGCGCCACCGAAATCATCATGAAGGACTACGGCATCAACACGCCGCTGCCCCTCGGTGAGCCGGTGGAGATCGCCTTCACGCCCACCCAGGCCGGCACCCTGACCTATGGCTGCGCCATGGGGCAGATGATCAGCGGCACCTTCCTGGTCGAGTAA
- a CDS encoding bifunctional riboflavin kinase/FAD synthetase gives MKVFHSVAEARELAGGALALGNFDGVHVGHQALFAEARRHGVAAAAFTFQPHPGKVLQPELAPKLITQLPRKLELFEACGLSAAVVQPFSRDYARTPAEAFEEALLDTLGVKHLVVGSDFTYGAKRSGTVDTLVQAAQRRGAQVHKVAPVTVDGVVASSSRVREYILEGRVGAAQRLLGRPFDLDGMVVTGAGRGRGIGFPTANVDTQNELRPAPGVYAIRVHLKDEPAHLWRPGAANIGVKPTFGGSEVTIEAHLLDFSGDLYGKELRVQFLERLRAEQRFGSVAELTGQIKRDVEAARTVIARADI, from the coding sequence ATGAAGGTCTTCCACTCGGTGGCGGAGGCGCGGGAGCTGGCTGGCGGGGCGCTCGCGTTGGGCAATTTCGATGGGGTGCATGTGGGCCACCAGGCCCTGTTCGCGGAGGCGCGCCGCCACGGCGTGGCCGCCGCCGCGTTCACCTTCCAGCCCCACCCGGGCAAGGTGCTCCAGCCGGAGCTGGCCCCCAAGCTCATCACCCAGCTGCCGCGTAAGCTGGAGCTCTTCGAGGCCTGCGGCCTGAGCGCCGCGGTGGTGCAGCCCTTCTCCCGGGACTACGCGCGCACCCCCGCCGAGGCCTTCGAGGAGGCGCTGCTGGACACGCTCGGCGTCAAGCACCTGGTGGTGGGCAGTGACTTCACCTACGGCGCCAAGCGCTCGGGCACGGTGGACACCCTGGTGCAGGCGGCGCAGCGCCGCGGGGCCCAGGTGCACAAGGTGGCCCCGGTCACCGTGGATGGCGTCGTGGCCTCCTCCAGCCGGGTGCGCGAGTACATCCTGGAGGGGCGCGTGGGCGCGGCGCAGCGGCTCCTGGGGCGGCCGTTTGATCTCGACGGCATGGTGGTGACGGGGGCCGGGCGGGGCCGGGGCATCGGGTTTCCCACCGCCAACGTGGACACCCAGAACGAGCTGCGGCCCGCGCCGGGCGTCTACGCCATCCGCGTGCACCTGAAGGACGAGCCTGCCCACCTCTGGCGCCCCGGGGCGGCCAACATCGGCGTGAAGCCCACCTTCGGGGGCTCCGAGGTGACCATCGAGGCGCACCTGCTGGATTTCAGCGGCGACCTCTACGGCAAGGAACTGCGCGTCCAGTTCCTGGAGCGGCTCCGCGCCGAGCAGCGTTTTGGCTCCGTGGCAGAGCTGACCGGGCAGATCAAGCGGGACGTCGAGGCTGCTCGCACGGTGATTGCCCGGGCAGACATCTGA
- a CDS encoding DUF4878 domain-containing protein yields the protein MRPSAMSLLLLAVLALTGCGQSTPVTAYKAFHAQVQKRDYKKAYAALSRDTRERIASQAQAVQQASGGAVKAEPYELFFSNSALPPDVTEATVLREEGDQATVRVLFSGQTREVRLVREDSEWKIDLSDSIKP from the coding sequence ATGCGACCGTCCGCGATGTCCCTGCTGCTCCTGGCCGTGCTGGCCCTCACCGGTTGTGGCCAGAGCACCCCCGTGACGGCCTACAAGGCCTTCCACGCCCAGGTCCAGAAGCGCGACTACAAGAAGGCCTACGCGGCCCTCTCCCGGGACACCCGGGAGCGGATCGCCAGCCAGGCCCAGGCCGTCCAGCAGGCCTCGGGAGGCGCGGTGAAGGCCGAGCCCTACGAGCTGTTCTTCTCGAATTCCGCGTTGCCGCCGGATGTCACCGAGGCCACGGTCCTCCGGGAGGAGGGCGACCAGGCAACCGTGCGCGTGCTTTTTTCAGGTCAAACTCGCGAGGTCCGGCTGGTCCGGGAGGACTCCGAGTGGAAGATTGATTTATCAGATTCCATCAAGCCATGA